Part of the Lolium rigidum isolate FL_2022 chromosome 6, APGP_CSIRO_Lrig_0.1, whole genome shotgun sequence genome, ctggcCAACTTGAGCAACATGGACAACGAaaccagggcctggttcatggAGAAGTGCGCCGAAATCCCCGCGCAAGACGCCTGATCTGCGGCTCCATTGTCAAGCAtgatggcctccttttggactataTTTGTTGGCTATGTTTTGTGCATTTTTTGGATTCTATTTTGTGCCGTACCTTATGCAAGATGTGATAAATTTATTTGAGATCTTAATTTAAGCCAATATAATAGCCATATCTTCGTGCAATTTAATTATTTCAGCTGTTTTCGGATACTTCTGAAAAATAAATGGCCCACATCTAAAATACGTTGGATCGCTGAAACCACCCCGACGTAAACGAACACATAACCATTTTTGCATCCGCGAATCCGCAAACAGAGACGCGTCCGAAATACGTCGGCCGCTGGACCCCGACACCTTCCCCAACACCTTCGTCCCTAGTGGTTGCTTTGGTGGAAGCCCGAGGAAGTCGACTAGCTTGGGGCCCCGACATCTTCGCTCCTAGTGGTTCCCTAGATTTTTGTCGATGATTCGGATAACCTAGCAAACCCCACTCTCTCCGTCTCTCGCCGGACGATGGcgcatacgacggtgtcacctcaGGCGGTGGCGCTCGTCCTTGTCTGACCGACGCAAGTCGGCAGCTCGGCATCCCTGCGTCCTCATCCCAGCCTGCCCTACCTCCCAGGACTCCAGGAGACCCAGGGTGACCACCGAATGGGAATTTCCGTTTAATAATGGGCTCCGGCCCAGCCAGAATGTGCCCTCGACCTGGCCTACTCGTCGACATGTCCCGTACATTCCAGCCCAGCATCTCTCGATGCATCAAATGGGCCGTCATTTCGACGGAGGACTGTTTACCTCGCGCAGCGCTGTTTCGTTTCCTTTCTTTCTTGCGGACCACTACTAGACACAGAGGCGATCGAGAGGGGTCGGAGCGGAGAtttgggggtcggcggcgaggcgaCGCAGCAGCGGGAAGCGGCGACTCCGCGGCGGCCGGTCAGAAGCCACCGCTCCGCTCCCTGAGGAGCGTGCCTGAAGCAGGGGCTGGAGATGGCGCCGGCGAAGGGGTGGAGCCGGACGGTCGGCAGCGCGCGGTCCTTCGTGGGGAACGCGATGGGCGGCGTCCGCGGCTGGAGCAACGCCGCCTCCTGGGCCGTCGCCGGCTCCCTCGCCTACTACCTCTGGGTCAGGCCCGCGCGCGAGCTCAAGAAGGAGCAGGAGGTACCGATTTCCATTCCCCCCTTGCTATTTCCAGTTGCCCCTGTGTGGTTGTCTTCTGTTGGGTGGATCAGTCTGGAAATGTTTGCTTTCTCAGATCAGCGTATGTAGGTAGCAGTTATTACTCACATCTGTGCCTGCCTGCTTAGATGCTCCCTGGCGACTGTAGAAATTCGTGCGTGTGTAGGTGTTGGCATCAAGAGCTCTCTGTTTACTACTAGGAATTGCGCGTTGGATTGCTCGGAATTGATGCTGCTGTTGTCACTTTGGGTAGAAACCGGCCAATTGTCCACCAtttttctgccagatttcatttcACTAGTGGAAGCTCTATTTAAATCACAACTGGGCCGGTGTTGCCCTCCGTGCTGTGATGCCATTTTACTTGTAATACAGATTTCATTTCACCATTAGAAGCACCACTGGAATCACACCTGGGCCGGTGTTCCCCTTCCTCCTGTGATGCCATTTTACTTGTAGAACAGATCCCATTTCACTATTGGAAGCACCACTTAAATCACACCTGGGCCGCTGTTCTCCTTCGTGCTGTGATGTCATTTTACTTGTACAACATATTTCATTCTATTGGAAGCACCACTTAGATCAAACCTATGCTGATGTTCCTCTTCGTCCTGTGATGCCATCTTACTCGTAGAATTAAAAGTGGAGACTTAATATGCCCCTTCTCCGAGCAAGAATAATGTAGTGATGCACTTCAATAAATGGTTTGTTCAGCGCATAAATTAAAATTAGCCGGCATACGTGTAAAGAACTAGGTATGACGGTGGCAATACCACTTAGGGCGAATAAATGGCCATTCTCATAGAAGGTGGAACTGTGTGCAGCTCTTACATCCACCATATCGAAATGTTAATATAAATTGCTACTTTCTGTGAGCTGCCATTTTTTAAAATGGACACTTTGTTCTATTAAAAATGTCATACTCCAGTAACATACCCTTACTCACATGTGTCATGTACTCATGTTCTCATATCTATCCTGCTAAGCGGTTATTActtgtttatctatttttttctttgttgAGCCATATAATGTTTCCATTCTATTTCATTCACATATATGCCTTAGtttggatgtgcatccggagaatgaACCAAATTACTTCAAACCATCGCAGTGTTACCATATTTCAAGTCCCCCCACCCCTCTCCTTTAATATGAAATTGAATCTGGTAAATTTTCTGTACACTCAGTTCAAAATGGTATATGCCTTTTTTTTTCACAGGAGCGGGCTGCTTTAACTGCTGCCTCCGATCCTTACCGCTATGTTGAGAAACGGAAGCCAATTCCTGACCCTCAGGTAACCTCATCTCCCCACTTTCACTGTATCCCTGAGACCCAGAAAACAAGCTATTCCATGTACTGATTCTGTGAGTCGATTCCTATAATGTGACCAGGACACTGGCCTAACTTATGGGAAGAAGAAGGATCCTACAAAGTCTGATAACTAGTTCACCTGGGAGCATAATGTATCAAAATGAGCCTTTCTTCTGCCTGGCAATGTTCCAGTATGGGATTTCCACAAGTCTGGTTGCTAACACAGTAAACATACCATAAAAAAATGTTGCTTCCTCATGCTAGCAAGCCCTCTTGTTGTTGTCGAGACTCTTCGTTTTGAGTAATTTAGCTTTCGCTTTTGTGTGTTCTGCTTGTTCAGATGGATGAGGTTTTTGTTAGACATATGAGGATTCAGATACCAGAAATGTAAATGTGTAAATTGCCCCAGAACGGCTGGGGACGTCCTACACACCTTGTCTTTGCTTAGCTAGATGTTCAGGAAATAGTGTACGGACATGCTGCATCATGCACTTTTTTTTTCCCGTGTACTGTATACCGTCACTGCTACTTGCTACTAGTGCTTTCAGCATGCTAAAGAATAAAGAATAATTACACGGTCTCTATGTTACGAGTGACAAGTGTGGTCTCTCCTGCTGTGGTGGACATGGGCTGTAGGAGAGTCATTGTGGCTATTGTCATCTGAACATGATTTTTGAAAGAAAGTTGCATGTTCTTTGATCGGAAAATCAAATCTGatctcgggtgcatatgcacccggtatgtataaaacatattttcaaaccgtaaaaaatttaggaaaaaaatttagcatgtagagggacatgttctatgtgtgcacgtaaatttttacctaaaaccaacattttttgtaccctgtgtaaaaaaggcaaataatgcctcaaagaatagactattttagcacctaagttttgtcttttttgcacaaggcatgaaacatatcggtttttgctgaaacaactttgtaagcatgtaacatatcaaggtatatacaaagaatttttatttgtatttttctaacatttttaaatatatttaatatgcgtttcaaataaagggtgcatatgcacccgggtgtagaaacaccctgtccgtTCTTTGATACATCTCAGAATTACTCATTAGGTGATTCATGGGTTCCAAATAGTGTTCCCTATTTTTTTA contains:
- the LOC124665937 gene encoding uncharacterized protein LOC124665937, which translates into the protein MAPAKGWSRTVGSARSFVGNAMGGVRGWSNAASWAVAGSLAYYLWVRPARELKKEQEERAALTAASDPYRYVEKRKPIPDPQDTGLTYGKKKDPTKSDN